The stretch of DNA AGGTGGAGTAAATCTTGGGCGCGTGGAACAGACGGTCGGCGGCGAGGATGTTCACCATCCCGCGGCCATCGGCCGACACGCGCATCAGGTCGGCCAATTCCAGGGCCGGCTCGCCGAAAAGCGCATCGGCGCCCTGCTGCTCCAGCGCCACCAGGCCGCGTTGAATCGCCCCGATGCTGGCGGCGGTGATGTTGCCGTATTCGGTGCGAAACTCCTTGGCGTTGTCGCCGACAAACTTCAGCATTTCCTGCAGGTCCTTCAGATCCAGAAGCAGAAGCCCGTTGTCGTCGGCAATCTTGAACACCAGCGCCAGCACGCCGCTTTGGGTCTCGTTTAAGTCCAAAAGCCGCGCCAGCAGGATCGGCCCCATATCGGAGATGGTCGCGCGCACTGGATGACCGCCAGCGCCGAAGACATCCCAGAAGGTCACCGGGCAAGCCGCGAAGGTGTGGGCGATTCCCAGCGTCTCGATTCGGGCCGCGAGCCTCGGGTTTGTCACTCCCGGTTGCGACAGTCCGGCCAGATCCCCCTTCACATCAGCCATGAAGACCGGCACACCGATACGTGAGAAGTTCTCGGCGATGACCTGCAATGTGACGGTCTTCCCGGTGCCGGTGGCCCCGGCGATCAGGCCATGGCGATTCGACATCTGCGGAAGCAGATGGATGATCTGCGAGGATTTGGCGATAGGCAGTGGCTGCGACATGCCGCGAAAGAATGGCCTTCCTGCAACGTGGTCAACGTTTTAGCCGTCGCCCGAATTCGGTGCGCGACTTGTAATCGACGCACAAAATCTCGTGAGCTGCGGTGCACCAAACGGTTCAGCCGCATCGGCAACTGATTGTCATTCCTATACTTGCCTGAACAGGATTTGCTGGCACGCCCCTTGCCATGGGGTTGCCCGGACTGGATGTCCAAGGAGGATGCCATGAACTCACGTTGCCTGTGGACCGGAATCGCCGTGATGCTCGCAGGCCTGCTGCTCTGGGGATGCGAGAATACAGAGCGTGTCTATGTCACCGAGCCCGATCTGACCGCGCCGGGAGTGCCGCGCGGCGTCAATTCGCTCACCGGCGACCAACAGGTCACGGTCTATTGGTATGGCTCAACCGAGCCCGACTTGGCGCTCTATATCATCTACCGCGACGATGAGGACCCCGATGACCTGTATGAGGAAATCGGCCGTGTGCATGTCAACGAGTTCCGTTCGCAGTGGTCGTTCATCGACCGTGACGTGCGCAACAGTCACACCTACTTCTACGCCGTCAGCGCGGTCGACTACGAGGGCAACGAGAGCGACCTGTCCTATGAGGATGTCTTCGACACGCCGCGTCCGGAAGGGTTCAACGTGTATGTCGATGCGACCGCCGATCAGTCCGGCTGGAGTTTCCTGCGCCGGATGAAGGTGAGCCGCAATTCGCCGGACGCCGACATCATCTTCGATTACGACGAACAACTGGAGACGATCTTCATCGAGGCCGCCGACGCCAACGATGACATCCAGGATCTCGGCTACACCGACGCCATTGACGAGGTTGGCTGGGCGCCGACGGAGGGGTGGTCGTCGGTCGGCTGGTGCGAGGTGATCCTCGGCCACACCTACGTGATCTGGACCGACGCCAACCGCTACGCCAAGGTGCGTGTGTTCGACATGGGCAACAGCTGGGTGCGGTTCGACTGGGCCCATCAGGAAGATCCGGGCAATCCGGAACTCAAGCTGGTGGTGCCCGACAGTCTGAAGATCGCCCGTCCCTGACCTCACAACGTTCGGGAGTGCCGTGGATCAGAGGACGGTGGACTCATACGCAGGATGCAAAGCAGGAGGCAGGATCATGAAGACGACGAAACTGACATTGGCGGCCGTGACGGCGGCGCTGGGGCTGGCGACGGCGGCGTATGCCGACGTGCAAGTCGGCGCCGAACTGCGCATCAGCCCGCGCCCGCGCAACGACCTCGAAGTCTATGTGTGGCCCGACCGCGGCATGGACGCCGTCTACTATCCGGGCGAAGAGATCCGTGTCCAGGTTGAGTTGACCCGCGACGCCTTCCTGGTGCTCTACAACATCGACACCCGCGGGCGTCTGCACGTGCTCTTCCCGGCGGCGCCGTGGGAGGACAACTTCGTGGCGGCGGGGGACGTGATCACGTTCCCGCGTCCCTGGGATGATGTCGACTGGGTGGTCGAGGGGCCCGCGGGCACCGAATACATCCAGGCGATCGCCTCGGAGATTCCGATCAGTCTGCCGGAGTGGCCGATCTATGAGAAGCATGTCAGCATGCCGCTGCATCTGACCCCGCATCCGGATCTGCGTGACTTTCGCGCCGGCGCCGACCGGTACGCCTACATCGATGTGGTCAACCGGGAACTCTGCGGCCGCTACTACGACTGGTGCGCCACCGACCTGGCCACCTTCCATATCCGGCCGCGGCCGAATGTGTACCACATCAACGCCTGGGACCCGTGGCCGGATGTCTTCTACGGTCAGATTTACATTGGCTGGCCGATCGGCGCGCGCATCGACATCGATGGCAGCTTCATTGGCATCGCGCCCTGCTACGTCCCGCGCCACTACTTCGGACGTCGCATCATTACCTGCTACGATGGCCCGCGGCTGATCCGCCGCCATGTGGTCCACTGCTATCCCAAGCGCGACTACTATGTGCACCGTCGCGACAAGGGCATTTTCAATTCGGTCTACAAGCGGGGCCGCGGCGACTTCGAGGATCACTTCCGCGTGGAAAAAGGCGGGCAGGGACGGCAGAAGTACCGCGTCTATGACCGCGATGACATCCGTCTCGACCGCGGGCAAAAGGACCGTTACCGTCCCGACTGGGATGACCGCGCCCGCATCAGGGACAGCAAGGCCAGGCAGGACCCGCGGATCTGGCGCGATTACGATGCCGGAAACGCCGCGCACAAGCTGAAGGCCGGCGACAAGAGCGCCGGCAAGTCGAAGGCAAAGGCCCAGCGGATCGAGGCATCGGTGGCCGACGGCAAGAAGGCATCCGCGCAGGGTAAGCGCTCCGGCGAGCCGGGCGAGGGGAAGTCGAAGTTCTCGCTGGGCAAGTTTCTCAGCGGCGTGGGCAAGGCGGTGATCAGCGGGGACGGCGGTGATGACGGCGCGGTCACAAGCGGAGGCAAAGGGAAGTCCAAATCCCGCGACGGGGTCAAAAGCGGAGAACGCGGCCTGCGCACCAAGGATCGCAAGTAAGGGAGCAATACGGGAGACGGCAGAGGGACTGCCGCACACCGGCGTGCGGGGCCAATACCGGGCGGCCCCGCACGTCCGGATTGGGAATTGACGGATGGTGGCCGACAATGTATAACTGGGCAGGGATGAGACGGACACTGATCATCGCGACACTGGGCGCGTGGATGTTTGCCGGCGGGAGCGCCTGGGGCATCGACGCCAAGCCGAAGTCTGAGACGCCCGCGGCCAAACCCGCTGCCGACACCGCCGGGGTGCGTCCGGCCGCCCCGACCAGGGCCAGCCGCACGCTGTTGGAAAAACTCAAAGAGGAAGTGCGCGAGTCGAAAAAGGACGAAGCGGTGCAGTACAACAACTTCATCGATGCCAACAATGATGGTGTCGATGACCGGGTTCACGAGAAGGCCAAAGTCAAACCCGAGGAATCCGCGCCGGCCGAACCGGCCGCAGACGGTAAGAAGACGCTCGACGAGCCCAGGACCAAACGGACCACCTCAACTCCGTCCAAGCCCGAGAACACCTCGGTAAAAAAGAAGAAGCCGCGTTGAGCCCGACGATACTTTGATCCGCGGCGGGCGTCCGTTTGGGACGCCCGTTCTGTTTCGCCGCTTGACCCATCGATCGATTCGCGTATACTGACAGACCGTTCCGGGCCAGACCGGAACCACCGGCAAGGGGCCTTCGCCCCTTGTTTCCGTTTTGAGACAGTCTCTGGCCGCCGATACCATAAAGACATGGGCGGACAGCCGCCCGCAAGGAGCGACCGATCATGCGCATGTCGCGAATGTTCATCCCCACGCTGCGGGAGGACCCCGCCGAGGCGGAACTGGTCAGTCATAAGTACCTGCTGCGCGGCGGTTACATCCGCAAGCTGACCGCCGGGGTCTACATTTACCTGCCCCTGATGCAGCGGGTGCTGGCCAAGATTTCAAACATCGTCCGCGAGGAGATGGACCGTTCCGGCGCTCTCGAGATCACCATGCCGGTGCTCTGTCCGGCTGAGATCTGGCAGCAGACTGGACGCTGGGATGCGATGGGGCCGGAATTGATGCGCGCCGAGGATCGTCACAAGCGGCCGATGGTGCTGGGCCCCACGCATGAGGAAGTGGTCACATCGCTGGTCTGCGGCGAGGTGCGCTCCTACCGCCAGGTGCCGCTCAACCTCTATCAGATTCAGGTGAAGTTCCGCGATGAGATCCGTCCCCGCTTCGGCCTGATGCGCGGGCGTGAGTTCATCATGAAGGACGCCTACTCCTTCGACGTCGATCAGGCGGGGCTGGACGTTGCCTATCAGAAGATGGTTGATGCCTATGTTGCCATCTTCAAGCGCTGCGGGTTGGAGACGGTGATGGTCGAATCCGACACCGGCGCGATGGGCGGCAAGTTCGCGCATGAGTTCATGGTGGTGGTCGACACCGACGGGGGCGAGGCGATCATCCTCACCTGTCCGTCCTGCGGCTACGGCGCCAACATTGAACGGGCCGAGTCGAGGTCGCTGACCCCGCCGCCGGCCAAAGAGGCGCAGCGCTCGCGGCTGTTGGTCGACACCCCGGGCGCCCGGACGATTGAGGAAGTCACCGCCTTCCTGAAACTGCCGCCGCAGAAGCTGGTCAAGACGCTTCTGTACCGGGCCGGCGACAAGACCGTGGCGGCGTTGATCCGCGGCGATCGCGAGATCAACGAGGTGAAACTGGCCAACGCCGTCGGCGCGACCGGTATTGAGATGCTCGATGCCGAGTCGGTCATGGCGCTGACCAAGGCGCCGGTCGGCTTCGCGGGGCCCATCGGGCTGTCGAAGGATGTGCTGATCGTGGCCGATGAGGAAGTCCACGACCTGACCAACTTTGTGGTCGGCGCCAATCAGGCCGACAAGCACTATGTTGACGTCAACCTCGCCGATTTCCGCATCGACAAGACGGCGCTGATCCGCTCGGCGCAGGCAGGGGAGGGGTGCCCGCGCTGTGCCGAGGGGCGTCTGGTCAAACGGCGCGGCATCGAAGTGGGCAACACCTTTAAACTCGGGACCAAGTATTCGGCGGCACTGGGCGCGACCTTCACCGACGCCGATGGCAACGAGAAGCCGTTTATCATGGGTTCTTACGGCATCGGTGTCACACGCACCGCGCAGGCGGCGATCGAGCGATTCCATGATGACAAGGGCATCATCTGGCCGATGCCGATTGCGCCTTTCCATGTGCACATCGTCTGCGCTAAGTCCGACGATCCGGCGCTGGTGAAAGCTGCCGATGACCTCTACAACGACCTGGCCACTGCCGGGATCGAGGTTCTTTACGATGACCGCAGCGAACGCGCCGGGGTCAAATTCGCCGATGCCGACCTGATTGGTGTGCCGTTGCGGATTACTGTCGGCGCCAAGGGCCTGGCCAAGGGCGCCTGGGAATTGAAGCGCCGCGACGCGCAGGCCGCCGAGGATGTGCCGTTTGCGGACGTGGTCGACCGGGTCAAACGCGAGATCGGGTCGTAGGCGGATTCGCATTCACGCCGCGGGATGCAGGACTGGCCGCCCTCCCGCGTTATGCC from bacterium encodes:
- a CDS encoding proline--tRNA ligase, with translation MRMSRMFIPTLREDPAEAELVSHKYLLRGGYIRKLTAGVYIYLPLMQRVLAKISNIVREEMDRSGALEITMPVLCPAEIWQQTGRWDAMGPELMRAEDRHKRPMVLGPTHEEVVTSLVCGEVRSYRQVPLNLYQIQVKFRDEIRPRFGLMRGREFIMKDAYSFDVDQAGLDVAYQKMVDAYVAIFKRCGLETVMVESDTGAMGGKFAHEFMVVVDTDGGEAIILTCPSCGYGANIERAESRSLTPPPAKEAQRSRLLVDTPGARTIEEVTAFLKLPPQKLVKTLLYRAGDKTVAALIRGDREINEVKLANAVGATGIEMLDAESVMALTKAPVGFAGPIGLSKDVLIVADEEVHDLTNFVVGANQADKHYVDVNLADFRIDKTALIRSAQAGEGCPRCAEGRLVKRRGIEVGNTFKLGTKYSAALGATFTDADGNEKPFIMGSYGIGVTRTAQAAIERFHDDKGIIWPMPIAPFHVHIVCAKSDDPALVKAADDLYNDLATAGIEVLYDDRSERAGVKFADADLIGVPLRITVGAKGLAKGAWELKRRDAQAAEDVPFADVVDRVKREIGS
- a CDS encoding DUF4384 domain-containing protein, which gives rise to MKTTKLTLAAVTAALGLATAAYADVQVGAELRISPRPRNDLEVYVWPDRGMDAVYYPGEEIRVQVELTRDAFLVLYNIDTRGRLHVLFPAAPWEDNFVAAGDVITFPRPWDDVDWVVEGPAGTEYIQAIASEIPISLPEWPIYEKHVSMPLHLTPHPDLRDFRAGADRYAYIDVVNRELCGRYYDWCATDLATFHIRPRPNVYHINAWDPWPDVFYGQIYIGWPIGARIDIDGSFIGIAPCYVPRHYFGRRIITCYDGPRLIRRHVVHCYPKRDYYVHRRDKGIFNSVYKRGRGDFEDHFRVEKGGQGRQKYRVYDRDDIRLDRGQKDRYRPDWDDRARIRDSKARQDPRIWRDYDAGNAAHKLKAGDKSAGKSKAKAQRIEASVADGKKASAQGKRSGEPGEGKSKFSLGKFLSGVGKAVISGDGGDDGAVTSGGKGKSKSRDGVKSGERGLRTKDRK